The following nucleotide sequence is from Paenibacillus odorifer.
GCGTATACCTTACTTAAAAGGAGTGCTAGAGAATGTATAAACTGCTGCTGGTGGATGATGAACGCTTGATTCTGGAAGGGATATCGCAGGTTGTGGACTGGGGACGAGCGGGAACAGAGCTTGTAGGCACGGCACGGAACGGGATTGAAGCTTTGGTGAAAATTGAGGAGCTTAACCCTGAAATTGTGATCACGGATATTTCTATGCCTGGTCTAGATGGCCTGGGACTGGTGCAAAAATGCAGTGAACGATTTCCAGACGTGAAATTCGTTATGCTGACTGGTTATAAGGATTTTGATTATGCTTGTATTGCTATGCAGAACGGGGTCAAACATTATCTTTTAAAGCCGTGCAATGAGAATCAGATCCATGAAGCACTGATTGAGCTGGTAGCGGAACTCGATGAGCAGAAGAGCAGAGGCGAATTCGTAAATCGTATGAAACAACGTCTTCAGAAGGTATTGCCCCATGTGAAAGAACAATTTTTGAAGGAATGGATCTCTAATAAAACTTATGGAAGTCAGGATCTAGAGTATTATCAGGAACTATTCGGCATTGAACTTAATGACAAAACGGTGCGCTTGCTCCTGTTCCGACTAGAAGGTTCTTACGAATATGAGCAATTGTTCGCTCTGCAAAATATTGCCCAGGACGTACTTCAGGAAACACTCCTGAGTGCGACGATAGGCGGTCATTTATTAATTTTACTGGAAGACGAAGGAAATACGGTGCAGAATAGCCCCCTGCTTAAACGTATCGCTGAAGTAAGAGAGGTATTCTGCAAGTTTTATAAAATGGATGTGACAATCGCGATTAGTGATGCTGACCTTATGATTCATTCCCGGAGATTGTATCGTCAGACCTTGCAGTGCCTGAACCATCGTTTTTATTTGGAGGCGGGCGGTTTGATTACCGGGAGTGATATCCCAAGTGATGAGCTAAGTGGAAGAAATGATATCGAGCTGGATGAAGAGCATATTTGTCTACTTATAAAAGCAGGCGATCAAAATACGGTTGAGCTGGAATTGGAACGATTATTCAACTTGCTCGCAGATGAGCGGTTAGATATTAACGTGACGCGTTCTTATGTTTTACAGTTATATTCCGCTATGATTCGTTTAGCAGTCCCTGATGAAAGAAATAGCTTCACATCGGGCTTGGCGGAGCTTGCCGAAATTAGAACCTTGGGAGGTTTAAAAGCATACGTCAAAGAGGCAGCGGTTCGCTTAACAGCGATGTATGACCGACATTTTAGTTCCCGGCAATCACTTATTGTAGACAAAATGATCAAAATTATCGCAGAGGATTACAAGAATGCAGAGCTGTCGCTTAGCTCGGTCGCTGCTGAAATGTTATATATGAATCCCGACTATCTAGGCAAAATATTCAAGAAAATTACCGGGGAGAAATTCTCGAATTACGTAACCAATTACCGGATTGCTAAAGCATCGGAGCATATTTTGAGAAGTGGGGATGTAAGAGTATTTGAGCTGGCTGAAATGTTCGGCTTCGGTGGAAATGCACAATATTTCAGTCAGGTATTTAAAAAAGTAACCGGCCAGACCCCTACAGATTTCATGAAACCCCCTCAAGCGAACTGATTATTGAACAAACAAGACGGTTTTTTGTATTCAATAATCACGGAATATTTGAGAAAATTTAACCAATGAAAGCGCTACCTAAAGGGATCAGAGCCTTTACACTATCATAGGAAAAGGGGACATGAAATTGAAAAAGAGATTCGCTTTACTAGCCGTACCATTATTGCTGTCGTCGATGTTAGCTGGTTGCGGTGGAGGTAACAACAATAACAATGCTGCCGCTACGGATTCCGCTACAAATACTCCTTCGGAAACGAAACCTGCGGCTACGACCTCAGCAGAACCAGTAACCCTGCGAATCGCATGGTGGGGTGGAGATACAAGACATTCTTATACACAACAAGTTATTGATATGTATGAAGCCAAATATCCGAATGTAACCATTGAGCCTGAATATGCATCCTTTGATGATTACTGGAAAAAGCTTGCTCCGCAAGCCGCTGCAAATAGGCTTCCTGATATCGTTCAAATGGATATTTCTTATATCAATCAATATGGATCTAACGGACAGCTCGAAGACTTGAAACCTTATTTGAACTCTCAGATTCAAGTCGGCGATGTGAATGAGAACGTGCTGAGTACTGGAGTGATCGGTGAGAAGCAATACGGAATTCCGTTAGGGGTTAACGTACTTGGTTTTCAATATGATCCAGAATTGCTGAAAAAGGCAGGTGTTGATTCTATCCCAGAGAACTGGACTTGGGATCAATACAAGGAAATCGCCGCAAAAGCTAAGTCGGCTGGACTGTACATGGATGGTTCCATGGCAGCAGACGTATTCTTCAACTATTATCTGCGTACAAAAGGGCTGGCACTCTATAACAATGATGGTTCCGCACTTGGTTATGAGGACGATGCATTGTTTACTGACTTTTTCGGAATGTTGTCTGGTCTGATTAAAGATGGAGCGGTCCCTTCACAAGACAAACTAAGCCAAAATAAAGGGGTTATTGAAGAGTCGGATATTGTTAAAGGGACAGGTATCGGTGTATGGCAATGGTCGAACCAATACGTTGCTTTGCAAATCGCTGTAAATCGTCCTATGGAGCTGGCACAAATGCCTGGTCCAGATATGGATAAAGGGCTTTACATGCAGCCAAGTATGTACTGGTCAATTACTTCTAACTCTAAAGTGAAGGAAGAAGCAGCGAAGTTCGTTGATTTCTGGATTAATGATGTGGAAGCTAACAACCTGATCAAAGGCGAACGCGGAGTACCGATTTCAAGCAAAATCAAAGAATCTGTAGCTACACAATTAACTGATTCCGGTAAGCAAGTATTTAAGTTTGTTGCTGATATGGAGCCTACTACTTCACCTATGAGTCCACCGGTAGGATCCCCAGAGGTTGTAGCCCTGCTTACAGACCTTGCTGAACAAATGAACTTCGGAAAAATCGACCCAGCAGCAGCAGCGGCACAGTTCCGAAAAGAAGCGAACTCTATTCTCTCCAGCCGTTAAACGTAGGGTAACAGATAACTATACTGCGTCTCACATGGGAAACGGCATGCCATTTCGCTAGGCGGCATCCCGTTTCCCATATTATTCACATAAAAAGGAGTTGGAGACCCTTGGCCTTAACGAATCCCCTACCTTCGAATCCATTGGCTGTTAAGAAAAATAAGTTGACCGGCCGGCGGTTACGAAGCAACCTTACAGGATATGCCTTCATCAGTCCGTTCGTCATTGGCTTCCTTTGCTTCACACTGATCCCAATGATCATTTCGCTGTATCTCTCTTTTACTAAATACAATTTATTCGCTCCACCTAAGTGGATTGGATTTGATAATTACATCAAAATGTTCTCAAATGACCCGAAATATTTGCATTCACTAAAGGTAACCCTGCTTTACGTATTTATCGGTGTGCCTTTACGTCTAACCTTCGCATTATTTGTGGCTATGATTCTAAATACGAAATCGCGTATGGTAGGAGCTTATCGGACAACTTATTATTTACCTTCTATTATAGGTGGCAGTGTGGCGGTCTCCATCATGTGGCGTAATATTTTTAGTGATACTGGAATTATTAACGGCATGCTTGGCTTTTTCGGGATTGGTCCGGTAAGTTGGTTTGGCAATCCGAACGCTGCGCTTATTATGTTGATAACTTTATCTGTGTGGCAGTTTGGCTCATCCATGTTAATCTTTCTGGCAGGTCTCAAAAATATTCCTGGTGAAATGTATGAGGCAGCTAGTGTAGATGGAGCCGGATTCTTCAGAAAGTTCTTTAAGATTACTATGCCACTCTTAAGTTCTGTAATTCTGTTTAACCTCGTTATGCAGACGATCAGCGCATTTATGACCTTTGTTCCTGCTTATATTATCTCTAAAGGTGAAGGCGGACCTATGGACGGCACTATGTTGTATTCTCTCTATTTATTCCGTCAGGCTTTTATGTTTAATAATATGGGTTATGCTTCGGCTATGGCTTGGGTGATGTTGTTGCTTGTCGGCATCATGACCGGAATCTTGTTCAAGACATCCAAATCGTGGGTCTTCTACGAGTCGGAAGGAGGAAAATAATCCATGGCGAAAATTAAACTGAAATGGCCGCTTTATCACATCCTTATAGGTGGCCTCGCTATCGTTATGCTGTATCCGATTCTGTGGATGATCATGAGTTCTTTTAAAGAGAGCCGGCTTGTGTTTGTTACAGCTCAACACCTTATACCTGATCCATGGGAATGGGGGAACTATGCTAAAGGCTGGGAAGGTATTGCAGGTTACTCTTTTGGTGTCTTCATCAAGAACTCTTTCGTAATTGTCATTGTCGCAACACTGGGCGCAGTCATTTCATCTTCACTGGTTGCCTTTGGTTTTGCCCGCAATAAATTTGTAGGCCATGGCTTATGGTTCGGAATCATGATGATGACCCTGATGCTTCCTTCCGATGTGGTGCTCGTCCCTCAATACATTATCTATGCCAAATTGGAATGGCTCGACAGTATCAAACCGATCGTTGTTCCACAGTTCTTCGGTGTCCCGTTTTTCATTTTCCTAATGCTGCAGTTTATTCGGACCATTCCTGTTGAACTTGATGAAGCGGCTACCATCGATGGTTGTGGGAAATTTGGACTTTATTTCAGAATTATACTTCCGCTTATCCGTCCTTCTATGGCTACTGCGGCAATCTTTTCCTTCTATTGGCGTTGGGAAGACTTGCTTGGACCGGTATTGTACTTGAACTCACCTTCTAAATATACAGTTTCGATGGGGCTGAAAATGTTCCTGGACAGTGAGTCCGTATCCAACTGGGGTCCAATGTTCGCCATGTCTGTTCTAAGTTTGGCACCAGTCATGATTATCTTCTTTATCTTCCAAAAGCAGATTGTAGAAGGAATCAGCACCAGTGGTTTGAAAGGTTGATTTCAGCAAATGAATATAAATGTTTTGAATCTCTAATTAAGAAAGGTGCGGCTGAATTTGGATAGCTATCGTTTTGATTTTGGGATTAAGGAAGCTGAGCCTGGCTACACCAAAATTCGGCCGGACACATCTTATTCTAAGGAAATAGGGTATGGTTTCACTTCTGATTCCACCGTCTTTGGTCGTTTCAGAGGGGGAACAGATATACTGCGAAGTGATTGCTGCATCCCACAGAAAGCAGTTTTTCTTCTGGATCTCCCGAATGGGATCTACCGTGTTACGCTGCTGTTGGGTGATGCTCTGGCAGAGACCAGCACATTTATCAAAGCTGGAGAAGGCAAGTTCGTATTGGACACTCTAAATGTGCCTGCGGGCCAATATTTACGCGAATCCTTTGCAATTAGAATTAAGGATGGGCAGCTAAAGCTATCGTTCTCGGGTGCGGCACCGCGTATTAACGCCTTGGATATTCAGATGGACAATGAAGCGCTAGTCTTGTTTCTGGCGGGAGATTCCACGGTGACCGATCAAGGGGAAGAAGGTTATCCCTATGCGGGGTGGGGTCAACTGCTGCCACGCTGCTTCAAAGCGGGAATAGTTGTTGATAACCGAGCACTTTCTGGACGCAGTTCCAAGAGTTTTATTGAGGAAGGGCATTTGGAGGGCATTGCCGCAGATATCAGACCCAGAGATTATCTGTTCATCCAGTTTGGACATAATGATTCCAAAACTGATGATTTAAGACATACCGAGCCCTTTACTACATATAAAGAACATTTGCTCCGGTTGATTACAGTCGCCCGAGAAGCGGGGGCCTATCCGGTTCTTGTGAGCTCTGTACATCGGCGAAGATTTGATAGTGAAGAAGCAATTGTAGACACGCATGGAGATTATTTAATCGCCATACGGGAACTCGCAGATACCGAGCAGGTTTCACTGATTGATTTAGCCGAGAAGAGCCGCAAGCTCTTTGAAGCTTATGGCTCAGAGGGCTCAAAAGATTTATTCATGTGGAGCTATCCAGGAGAATTTATTGCGCATCCAGGTGGCGTGCAGGATAATACACATTTTCAGATTTTAGGGGCTCGTCTTCTAGCTGAGCTTATAGTGGAAGGGATCCGGGAAGCCGGATTAAACGATCTCATCATTCATCTTCGTCAGGGAGAATAATAATCCTAAAGGAAAAGTAAATATCTGTCGGTTCAACTTCTGTATGCAAGGTTAAGGTTAAGGAAAGAACTTAACTGGAAGACTTGCATGATAAGAAGGAGGATATCACGATATGGCAGATAAAAAGCTTGTAGGTAAGGTTGCAGTTGTAACCGGAGGCGGCTCAGGAATTGGCCGGGCAACCGTGCTTGAGTTCGCACGTAACGGAGCCAAAGTTGTATTATTGGACAGAACTGTGGAGAACGCTGAAAAGGTTAGACAGCAAGTGGAGAAAGAGGGCGGAGAAGCCCTAGTTATCGAATGTGATGTTGCTGAACCACCACAAGTGGAAGCGGCGATAAACAAGGCGGCCGCGAAATGGGGTCGTCTTGATGTTGTTTTTGCCAACGCAGGGATTAATGGGGCGATGACGCCTATTGAAACGATGGATATTGAATCTTGGGATCAGACCATTCATATTAACCTGCGTGGAACCTTCGCGACTGTAAAATATGCGATACCGCATCTAAAAGAAAGCGGAGGCAGCATCCTGATCAACAGCTCCATTAACGGAAATCGTGTGTTTTCCAATGTTGGTTTTTCTGCTTACAGCACGACTAAGGCAGGACAGGTTGCTTTTATGAAAATGGCGGCACTGGAACTGGCTCAATTTCAAATCCGCGTAAATGCGATCTGTCCTGGGGCTATAAAGACCAATATAGATGACAACACTTTTCCATCAGAGGATCTGAAAGAAGTGAAAATCCCAGTAGAATTTCCTGAGGGAGATCAACCGCTGGAAGAAGGTCCGGGGCGACCTGATCAAGTAGCGAAGCTGGCTCTGTTTCTGGCGTCGGAAGATTCAGATCATATTACGGGGACGGAAATTTATTGTGACGGTGCAGAGTCGCTTCTGCATGGTTAATTTTCCAACATAATCTTGACCTCTCATAACGGATTCCATCCTCGTCGCTATGCCGGACCACACGGGTCGAAAGAGCATATGCGCTGAGGATGGTTATACCGTTTTTTGTTGTAAAATAAAGCTAATCATTATCTCCAATTTCCGTTATAATGGAGTATCTCTGGAGAAAGGAGATTGCGATATGGATTTTCAATTGGAATCATTAATGAAGTTACTAGTGGCCATGCTGTTCGGGCTGTTCATCGGGATTGACCGACAGATCAAGCAGAAACCGCTGGGGATACGGACCAGTATGGTCATAAGCATTGCGAGCTGTCTTGTCACAGTGGTGTCTATCCATGCCTTTGACAAGTTCGCAGGGCCAGAGCATCCAAACATGGACCCAATGAGGCTTGCGGCTCAGATTGTCAGCGGGATTGGTTTTTTGGGTGCGGGTGTTATTCTGCGTAGAGGCGGAGATGCCATTTCGGGCCTTACTTCGGCAGCACTCATCTGGACAGCTTCTGGAATTGGTATAGCTGTGGGTGCGGGATTCTATATTGAAGCAGCATATGCGGTTATTCTGCTGATGTTTGCTGTGAATTTAGTTCCTCATTTAATCCGCTCGCTAGGACCAGAAGTACTGAATAAACATGAAGTTTCAGTGAGGATCATTATGGAAGCTAATTTCGTGCTTACAGAAGTGATCCAAAAAATCGAGCGGCCTCAGGTCAGCTCGCAGCGTAGTACTAGAGGTCCATCCCGAGCGATTCGAAGAATGAAAATTAAAGATTTGGAAGATGGCAGACAAATGATCGATATGGTGATCTCAGCCCCGGATCGAGATTACGCAACAGAAATTTATTACGATGTGAAGAAAATTGAACATGTAATGAGCGTAGAAGTGGAGCAATTGTAAAAAGAGCATGTCACCTCATGACTAGATGTGGTAATCTATCAAGTGGAGACAATTATCAGACACTGGAAGGGAGAACAATATATTATGTCAATCACAGCGTATGAAGGACAATATGAAGGAGAAGCAGCTATCTGGTTGAAAGCCGGTCGTTATGAGGCAGCTATTCTGCCAGGCATTGGCGGCAACCTGATCTGTTTCCGTGATACCGAAAACGGATATCGCTTCCTGCATGAGCCTGGAGCTGAAGAAATGGAAGCCTTCAAGGCAAGTCCGGGGATTCACGGAATTCCTGTATTATTTCCTCCAAATCGTTATGAGGATGGTAAATTTCCATGGAATGGTCAAACTTATCAATTCCCCGTAAATGAAGTTGCAACGGGCAACCATTTACACGGATTTTTACATACTGCAGCTTGGGAAGTCGAAGAATTTGGCAGCGGTAAGACTGAAAGCTTCGTAACCGTATTCATCAAGGTGGATGAGAATCATCCTTCTTATCAATATTTGCCACATAAGTATACGATCAAATTGCGTTATACCCTCGGCGAAGGAGGATTATCTCAACAGGTGCTGGTACACAATGATGGAGATGACGTGATGCCTTGCTTGCTGGCATTCCACACTGCCATTAACGCACCATTCGCACCAGGAAGCTCGGCACAAGATTACCGCGTAAAAGCTACTATTGGCGAGCGCTGGGAGCTTAACGACCGCATGCTGCCAACAGGCAAATTCCAGGCGTTGGAGCCAGGAGAAGTTCAGCTTCGTGAAGAAGGTGTGAATCCATATTTTGCATCGATGGACAATCACTACACGGCTGTACCTCAGAACGGACGCAACCGGATGGAGCTTACCGATAGCAAAGCTGGAGTAACCTTGGTGTACGATGTAGGGACTTCGTACAAACAATGGATGATCTGGAATAACGGTGCTACAGAACAGTTCTTCTGCCCTGAGCCACAAATTAACTTGGTGAATGCGCCAATGGTAGACCTTCCTGCTGATGATATCGGCTTGTTCAGCCTGAAACCAGGCGAATATTGGGAAGAAAGCAGCCGCCTGTACGTAAAATAGAGTTCATGTGAATATGAATAGGTTATAAAGAAGGGGCTGTCTCAAACGTAGTTTTTCTACGATTAGACAGCCCCTTAAATTTATCTCTTACTAATAATCTCTTCATTAATCTGTTTAATGATGTCTTGGATACTCTTCGAACCAAGATCACCTTCACCACGTTTTCTTACAGAGACAGTGTCGGAATTTTTTTCGTTCTCCCCCAGTACGAGCATGTAAGGTGCTTTTTCAAGCTGAGCTTCACGAATTTTGTAGCCTAACTTCTCATTTCGAATATCTACTTCGACACGAATGCCAGCCTTCTCCATTTGATGCTTCACTTGCAGTGCATAGTCAACATAGTTCTCAGAGACTGGCAATAACTTCGCATGAACAGGTGCGAGCCACAGTGGGAAAGCCCCAGCGAAATGCTCAGTAATGATCCCCATAAAACGATCGATCGACCCATACACAGCGCGATGGATTACGACCGGGCGATGTTTAAGATTATCTTCCCCGATGTAAGTAAGATCGAATTTCTCTGGCATTTGCCAATCTAGTTGGATTGTTCCACATTGCCAGCTTCGTTTTAGCGCATCTAGGATATGGAAATCAATCTTAGGTCCATAGAACGCGCCATCCCCTTCATTCACACGATATTCGATCCCGAGATTGTCTAATACATTTTGTAAAGATTGTTCAGCCTGATCCCATAACTCTTCAGACCCCATATAATCTGCCGGCCGAGTAGATAATTCAATCTTATACTCAAAGCCGAACACTTGATAAATATGGTCAATCAGTGAGATTACCCGTCTTATTTCATCCTCGATTTGCTCTGGCAAAACGAAGAGGTGAGCATCATCCTGGCAGAAAGTGCGGACTCTCATCATCCCGTTAAGTGCTCCAGAATATTCATGGCGATGCACTTGACCGAATTCCGAGATACGGATAGGCAGTTCCCGGTAGGAATGCAGATTGTTTTTGAAAATTAGCATATGCCCAGGGCAGTTCATCGGCTTAAGGGCAAATTTTGTTTCATCTACATTTGTGAAATACATATTGTCCTTGTAGTGATCCCAGTGCCCCGACTGCTCCCAAAGCCGATTGTTCATCATCAGCGGTGTACGAACTTCATCGTAATCTCTCTGTCTTTGTAATTCCCGGGCAAAGTTCTCAAGCTCTGTACGGATTGTCATTCCCTTGGGAAGATAGAAGGGCATGCCTGGCGCTTCTTCAGAGAACATGAACAACTCAAGTTCTTTGCCGAGCTTACGGTGGTCACGTTTTTTAGCTTCTTCAAGAAACAGTAAATGTTCCTCTAACTGCGCTTTTTTAGGAAAGGCAGTTCCATAAATACGTTGCAGCATTTTGTTATTGGAATCTCCACGCCAGTAGGCACCCGCTACATTCAACAGCTTAAAGGCTTTGACCAAGCCAGTTGAGGGAAGATGTGGTCCACGGCAAAGATCGGAGAATTCACCTTGATCATAAATAGTTAATACTGTGTCTGCCGGCAGATCATGAATAAGCTCCAGCTTTAAAGGCTCATTCAACTCTTCAAAAAGTTTAATGGCCTCTGCGCGGCTCACCACACGGCGGACAATCTGGTGATTCTCTTGGATGATTTTCGCCATTTCTTGTTCGATTGCAGCAAGATCATCAGTGGATAGAGGTTTCTCAATATCAATGTCATAATAGAAGCCGTCTTCGATAACAGGACCTATGCCTAGCTGGACAGCTTTATCTCCATATATACGTTTTATGGCCTGCGCCATGATATGTGCAGTACTGTGTCTATAAACCTCAAGACCGTCTTTGCTATCCAACGTAACAATATCGAGCCGGCAATCATGTTCGATCGCTTGGTTTAGATCAACAGATTTTCCATCAATTTTTCCAGCTACAGCATTTTTTTTCAGACTGGTACTTATGGCACCTGCTGCTTCTTTAATCGTTGTTCCTTGCAGTACCTCTCTAATTGTTCCATCTTGCAGTGTTACCTTGATCTTCATGATTTTAGCCTCCGTTTCTCAAATATTGTTAGTTGTGAACG
It contains:
- a CDS encoding carbohydrate ABC transporter permease, producing MAKIKLKWPLYHILIGGLAIVMLYPILWMIMSSFKESRLVFVTAQHLIPDPWEWGNYAKGWEGIAGYSFGVFIKNSFVIVIVATLGAVISSSLVAFGFARNKFVGHGLWFGIMMMTLMLPSDVVLVPQYIIYAKLEWLDSIKPIVVPQFFGVPFFIFLMLQFIRTIPVELDEAATIDGCGKFGLYFRIILPLIRPSMATAAIFSFYWRWEDLLGPVLYLNSPSKYTVSMGLKMFLDSESVSNWGPMFAMSVLSLAPVMIIFFIFQKQIVEGISTSGLKG
- a CDS encoding carbohydrate ABC transporter permease, giving the protein MTGRRLRSNLTGYAFISPFVIGFLCFTLIPMIISLYLSFTKYNLFAPPKWIGFDNYIKMFSNDPKYLHSLKVTLLYVFIGVPLRLTFALFVAMILNTKSRMVGAYRTTYYLPSIIGGSVAVSIMWRNIFSDTGIINGMLGFFGIGPVSWFGNPNAALIMLITLSVWQFGSSMLIFLAGLKNIPGEMYEAASVDGAGFFRKFFKITMPLLSSVILFNLVMQTISAFMTFVPAYIISKGEGGPMDGTMLYSLYLFRQAFMFNNMGYASAMAWVMLLLVGIMTGILFKTSKSWVFYESEGGK
- a CDS encoding MgtC/SapB family protein, with translation MDFQLESLMKLLVAMLFGLFIGIDRQIKQKPLGIRTSMVISIASCLVTVVSIHAFDKFAGPEHPNMDPMRLAAQIVSGIGFLGAGVILRRGGDAISGLTSAALIWTASGIGIAVGAGFYIEAAYAVILLMFAVNLVPHLIRSLGPEVLNKHEVSVRIIMEANFVLTEVIQKIERPQVSSQRSTRGPSRAIRRMKIKDLEDGRQMIDMVISAPDRDYATEIYYDVKKIEHVMSVEVEQL
- the thrS gene encoding threonine--tRNA ligase, translated to MKIKVTLQDGTIREVLQGTTIKEAAGAISTSLKKNAVAGKIDGKSVDLNQAIEHDCRLDIVTLDSKDGLEVYRHSTAHIMAQAIKRIYGDKAVQLGIGPVIEDGFYYDIDIEKPLSTDDLAAIEQEMAKIIQENHQIVRRVVSRAEAIKLFEELNEPLKLELIHDLPADTVLTIYDQGEFSDLCRGPHLPSTGLVKAFKLLNVAGAYWRGDSNNKMLQRIYGTAFPKKAQLEEHLLFLEEAKKRDHRKLGKELELFMFSEEAPGMPFYLPKGMTIRTELENFARELQRQRDYDEVRTPLMMNNRLWEQSGHWDHYKDNMYFTNVDETKFALKPMNCPGHMLIFKNNLHSYRELPIRISEFGQVHRHEYSGALNGMMRVRTFCQDDAHLFVLPEQIEDEIRRVISLIDHIYQVFGFEYKIELSTRPADYMGSEELWDQAEQSLQNVLDNLGIEYRVNEGDGAFYGPKIDFHILDALKRSWQCGTIQLDWQMPEKFDLTYIGEDNLKHRPVVIHRAVYGSIDRFMGIITEHFAGAFPLWLAPVHAKLLPVSENYVDYALQVKHQMEKAGIRVEVDIRNEKLGYKIREAQLEKAPYMLVLGENEKNSDTVSVRKRGEGDLGSKSIQDIIKQINEEIISKR
- a CDS encoding SDR family oxidoreductase, with translation MADKKLVGKVAVVTGGGSGIGRATVLEFARNGAKVVLLDRTVENAEKVRQQVEKEGGEALVIECDVAEPPQVEAAINKAAAKWGRLDVVFANAGINGAMTPIETMDIESWDQTIHINLRGTFATVKYAIPHLKESGGSILINSSINGNRVFSNVGFSAYSTTKAGQVAFMKMAALELAQFQIRVNAICPGAIKTNIDDNTFPSEDLKEVKIPVEFPEGDQPLEEGPGRPDQVAKLALFLASEDSDHITGTEIYCDGAESLLHG
- a CDS encoding extracellular solute-binding protein — its product is MKLKKRFALLAVPLLLSSMLAGCGGGNNNNNAAATDSATNTPSETKPAATTSAEPVTLRIAWWGGDTRHSYTQQVIDMYEAKYPNVTIEPEYASFDDYWKKLAPQAAANRLPDIVQMDISYINQYGSNGQLEDLKPYLNSQIQVGDVNENVLSTGVIGEKQYGIPLGVNVLGFQYDPELLKKAGVDSIPENWTWDQYKEIAAKAKSAGLYMDGSMAADVFFNYYLRTKGLALYNNDGSALGYEDDALFTDFFGMLSGLIKDGAVPSQDKLSQNKGVIEESDIVKGTGIGVWQWSNQYVALQIAVNRPMELAQMPGPDMDKGLYMQPSMYWSITSNSKVKEEAAKFVDFWINDVEANNLIKGERGVPISSKIKESVATQLTDSGKQVFKFVADMEPTTSPMSPPVGSPEVVALLTDLAEQMNFGKIDPAAAAAQFRKEANSILSSR
- a CDS encoding rhamnogalacturonan acetylesterase, which encodes MDSYRFDFGIKEAEPGYTKIRPDTSYSKEIGYGFTSDSTVFGRFRGGTDILRSDCCIPQKAVFLLDLPNGIYRVTLLLGDALAETSTFIKAGEGKFVLDTLNVPAGQYLRESFAIRIKDGQLKLSFSGAAPRINALDIQMDNEALVLFLAGDSTVTDQGEEGYPYAGWGQLLPRCFKAGIVVDNRALSGRSSKSFIEEGHLEGIAADIRPRDYLFIQFGHNDSKTDDLRHTEPFTTYKEHLLRLITVAREAGAYPVLVSSVHRRRFDSEEAIVDTHGDYLIAIRELADTEQVSLIDLAEKSRKLFEAYGSEGSKDLFMWSYPGEFIAHPGGVQDNTHFQILGARLLAELIVEGIREAGLNDLIIHLRQGE
- a CDS encoding aldose 1-epimerase — encoded protein: MSITAYEGQYEGEAAIWLKAGRYEAAILPGIGGNLICFRDTENGYRFLHEPGAEEMEAFKASPGIHGIPVLFPPNRYEDGKFPWNGQTYQFPVNEVATGNHLHGFLHTAAWEVEEFGSGKTESFVTVFIKVDENHPSYQYLPHKYTIKLRYTLGEGGLSQQVLVHNDGDDVMPCLLAFHTAINAPFAPGSSAQDYRVKATIGERWELNDRMLPTGKFQALEPGEVQLREEGVNPYFASMDNHYTAVPQNGRNRMELTDSKAGVTLVYDVGTSYKQWMIWNNGATEQFFCPEPQINLVNAPMVDLPADDIGLFSLKPGEYWEESSRLYVK
- a CDS encoding response regulator; this translates as MYKLLLVDDERLILEGISQVVDWGRAGTELVGTARNGIEALVKIEELNPEIVITDISMPGLDGLGLVQKCSERFPDVKFVMLTGYKDFDYACIAMQNGVKHYLLKPCNENQIHEALIELVAELDEQKSRGEFVNRMKQRLQKVLPHVKEQFLKEWISNKTYGSQDLEYYQELFGIELNDKTVRLLLFRLEGSYEYEQLFALQNIAQDVLQETLLSATIGGHLLILLEDEGNTVQNSPLLKRIAEVREVFCKFYKMDVTIAISDADLMIHSRRLYRQTLQCLNHRFYLEAGGLITGSDIPSDELSGRNDIELDEEHICLLIKAGDQNTVELELERLFNLLADERLDINVTRSYVLQLYSAMIRLAVPDERNSFTSGLAELAEIRTLGGLKAYVKEAAVRLTAMYDRHFSSRQSLIVDKMIKIIAEDYKNAELSLSSVAAEMLYMNPDYLGKIFKKITGEKFSNYVTNYRIAKASEHILRSGDVRVFELAEMFGFGGNAQYFSQVFKKVTGQTPTDFMKPPQAN